A single Cellulomonas sp. SLBN-39 DNA region contains:
- a CDS encoding Cof-type HAD-IIB family hydrolase: protein MTPAPAPVLEPPVLDVVPDLALLALDMDGSLLDDDKRIHPTFWPLLDELLRRGVAVVPASGRQYATLRRELGRDDLVYVAENGSYVVRDGHALAVDGLATATAHAAVQRVRDAADLDVGTVLCGIGSAYVERTDEAFLAQCAPYYARLEVVDDLLAVDDTVLKVAVYDFGGAEAGAATRLADLGDAARVLVSGEHWVDVMSPTADKGTALRAVQAALGVGPEQTMAFGDYLNDVGMLGAAHWSFAMDNAHPQVRALARYVAPANTANGVVRTVASALRIDLDALVRP from the coding sequence ATGACCCCCGCGCCCGCCCCGGTCCTCGAGCCGCCCGTGCTCGACGTCGTCCCCGACCTCGCGCTGCTGGCGCTCGACATGGACGGCTCGCTGCTCGACGACGACAAGCGCATCCACCCCACGTTCTGGCCGCTGCTGGACGAGCTGCTGCGCCGGGGCGTGGCGGTCGTGCCGGCGTCGGGTCGCCAGTACGCGACGCTGCGCCGCGAGCTCGGGCGTGACGACCTGGTGTACGTCGCCGAGAACGGCTCGTACGTGGTGCGCGACGGGCACGCGCTCGCGGTCGACGGCCTGGCGACCGCCACGGCGCACGCCGCCGTGCAGCGGGTGCGGGACGCGGCCGACCTGGACGTCGGCACCGTGCTGTGCGGGATCGGGTCGGCGTACGTCGAGCGCACGGACGAGGCGTTCCTCGCGCAGTGCGCGCCGTACTACGCCCGGCTGGAGGTCGTCGACGACCTCCTCGCGGTCGACGACACCGTCCTCAAGGTCGCGGTGTACGACTTCGGCGGCGCCGAGGCCGGGGCCGCGACGCGCCTGGCAGACCTCGGGGACGCGGCCCGCGTGCTCGTCTCCGGCGAGCACTGGGTCGACGTGATGAGCCCGACCGCGGACAAGGGCACGGCGCTGCGGGCCGTGCAGGCCGCGCTCGGCGTGGGCCCGGAGCAGACCATGGCGTTCGGCGACTACCTCAACGACGTCGGCATGCTCGGTGCGGCGCACTGGTCGTTCGCCATGGACAACGCGCACCCGCAGGTCCGGGCGCTGGCCCGGTACGTCGCCCCCGCCAACACGGCGAACGGCGTGGTCCGCACCGTCGCGTCGGCGCTGCGGATCGACCTGGACGCGCTGGTCCGCCCCTAG
- a CDS encoding ABC transporter permease, with the protein MRTLPRWVLVPAALGALLVVLPVVALVLRTDPAGALALVTSPAALDALGLSLGTAVVATVACVALGAPLALVLARTRFPGQRVVRALVLLPLVLPPVVGGLALLHTFGRRGLLGTPLELLGVQVPFTTVAVVLAQTFVALPFLVLGLEGALRTLDDRVEDVAATLGAGPTTVLRRVTLPRVLPGLASGAVLAFARALGEFGATITFAGALPGVTQTLPLEIYLQRSADPDAAVALAVLLVVVALAVTVGVHATGAPASPGRGPGRHGGPADGAGPADGAGVRRTDPDDGPGVVAAPAPRPDGTAGGVRPAAALRVAVRVPDRGLDVTLDVSPGQVVAVLGENGAGKSTLLAAVAGLVPGEGEVRVDGVDVTRAPPRDRHVGWVAQRPLLLEHLAVLDDVAFGPRSRGASRRRSRDRAAVALDRVGAGHLAGRRGHALSGGQAQRVALARALATDPRVLLLDEPFAALDVGVAAHARTLLLGLARAEPRTTLLVTHDLLDVLVLADRVVVLADGRVVEDGPVAEVLARPRSAFAARLAGVHLVTGTVVASPDGHARGGAAGRAAGGAAGEEHEVTVDTGAGLVLVGTSTEPLAVGEPAAAVVEPRAVAVHTTHPSGSPRNVVPVRLTGVEPSGALVRVRGTAAGGVVLAADLTPRAVAALGLTPGTEAWFTVKAAELAVHARPAAPAPGATLVG; encoded by the coding sequence ATGCGCACGCTGCCCCGCTGGGTGCTCGTGCCCGCGGCGCTCGGGGCGCTCCTCGTCGTGCTGCCGGTGGTGGCGCTCGTGCTGCGCACCGACCCGGCCGGCGCGCTCGCCCTAGTCACCTCGCCCGCCGCGCTCGACGCGCTCGGGCTGTCGCTGGGCACCGCCGTCGTCGCGACGGTCGCGTGCGTCGCGCTCGGCGCACCGCTCGCGCTCGTGCTGGCGCGCACCCGGTTCCCCGGGCAGCGCGTCGTGCGCGCGCTCGTGCTGCTCCCCCTCGTGCTGCCCCCGGTCGTCGGCGGCCTCGCGCTGCTGCACACCTTCGGTCGTCGCGGGCTGCTCGGCACCCCGCTGGAGCTGCTGGGCGTGCAGGTGCCGTTCACCACCGTCGCCGTCGTGCTCGCGCAGACGTTCGTGGCCCTGCCGTTCCTCGTGCTCGGCCTCGAGGGTGCGCTGCGCACCCTCGACGACCGCGTCGAGGACGTCGCCGCCACCCTCGGCGCCGGCCCCACGACCGTGCTGCGCCGGGTCACCCTGCCGCGCGTGCTGCCCGGGCTCGCATCGGGCGCGGTGCTGGCGTTCGCGCGCGCGCTCGGGGAGTTCGGGGCCACGATCACGTTCGCCGGCGCCCTGCCGGGCGTCACGCAGACCCTGCCGCTGGAGATCTACCTCCAGCGCAGCGCCGACCCCGACGCGGCCGTCGCGCTCGCGGTGCTGCTCGTCGTCGTCGCGCTCGCCGTCACCGTCGGCGTGCACGCGACGGGCGCACCGGCTTCCCCCGGGCGAGGCCCTGGGCGCCACGGCGGACCGGCGGACGGTGCGGGGCCGGCGGACGGGGCAGGCGTGCGCAGGACCGACCCCGACGACGGTCCGGGCGTGGTCGCCGCGCCCGCACCCCGGCCGGACGGCACCGCGGGAGGCGTCCGACCGGCGGCTGCGCTGCGGGTCGCCGTCCGGGTGCCGGACCGCGGGCTCGACGTGACGCTCGACGTGTCGCCCGGCCAGGTCGTGGCGGTGCTCGGCGAGAACGGCGCCGGCAAGTCGACGCTGCTGGCCGCCGTCGCGGGCCTCGTGCCCGGCGAGGGGGAGGTCCGCGTCGACGGCGTCGACGTCACCCGGGCCCCGCCGCGCGACCGGCACGTCGGCTGGGTCGCCCAGCGCCCCCTGCTGCTCGAGCACCTCGCCGTGCTCGACGACGTCGCGTTCGGCCCCCGCTCGCGCGGTGCGAGCCGGCGGCGGTCCCGCGATCGCGCGGCCGTCGCGCTGGACCGCGTCGGGGCCGGGCACCTGGCGGGGCGGCGGGGGCACGCGCTGTCGGGTGGCCAGGCGCAGCGGGTCGCGCTCGCCCGCGCGCTGGCGACCGACCCGCGGGTGCTGCTGCTCGACGAGCCGTTCGCGGCCCTGGACGTCGGCGTCGCGGCGCACGCGCGCACCCTGCTGCTGGGTCTGGCGCGCGCGGAGCCGCGCACGACGCTGCTGGTCACGCACGACCTCCTGGACGTGCTGGTGCTGGCCGACCGGGTCGTGGTGCTCGCCGACGGCCGCGTCGTCGAGGACGGCCCGGTGGCCGAGGTGCTCGCCCGGCCCCGGTCGGCGTTCGCGGCCCGGCTCGCGGGCGTGCACCTGGTCACGGGCACTGTCGTGGCCTCCCCGGACGGCCACGCACGGGGCGGCGCGGCGGGCCGTGCGGCGGGCGGGGCGGCGGGCGAGGAGCACGAGGTCACCGTCGACACCGGTGCGGGCCTGGTGCTCGTCGGCACGTCGACCGAGCCGCTCGCGGTGGGTGAGCCGGCGGCGGCGGTGGTCGAGCCCCGGGCCGTGGCCGTGCACACCACGCACCCCTCCGGCAGTCCCCGCAACGTCGTGCCCGTGCGCCTCACGGGCGTCGAGCCGTCGGGCGCCCTCGTGCGGGTGCGCGGGACGGCCGCGGGCGGGGTGGTGCTCGCGGCGGACCTGACACCCCGGGCCGTCGCGGCGCTCGGCCTCACCCCCGGCACGGAGGCGTGGTTCACCGTCAAGGCCGCCGAGCTCGCGGTGCACGCGCGTCCGGCCGCCCCCGCGCCCGGTGCGACACTCGTGGGATGA
- the modA gene encoding molybdate ABC transporter substrate-binding protein, with amino-acid sequence MPVARPARTRHLPGGALATGVVLSVALTGGCTAAGAHGTDDAPARTLVVLAAASLRDVFTDLAATYEQTHPGVDVVLSSAGSADLADQVLAGAPADVVALADEASLARVVDAGDAADPVPFATNTLTVVTPPDDPAGVGSFADLAREDVAVVVCAPAVPCGAAAVAVEDAAGVRVHRVGEEQSVTDVLAKVVAGEADAGLVYVTDAARAGADVRVVDVPETDAAVNVYPVAVTTSARDRGTDTLAAAWVDLLTGPDGRAALTAAGFGTP; translated from the coding sequence GTGCCCGTCGCCCGTCCCGCCCGCACCCGGCACCTGCCCGGTGGCGCCCTCGCCACCGGCGTCGTCCTGTCCGTCGCCCTGACGGGCGGGTGCACCGCCGCGGGGGCGCACGGCACCGACGACGCCCCGGCCAGGACGCTCGTCGTGCTCGCCGCCGCGTCGCTGCGCGACGTCTTCACCGACCTCGCCGCGACCTACGAGCAGACCCACCCCGGCGTCGACGTCGTCCTGTCGTCCGCGGGCTCCGCCGACCTCGCCGACCAGGTGCTGGCCGGCGCCCCCGCGGACGTCGTCGCGCTCGCCGACGAGGCCAGCCTCGCGCGCGTCGTCGACGCCGGCGACGCCGCGGACCCCGTGCCGTTCGCCACCAACACCCTCACCGTCGTGACCCCGCCCGACGACCCCGCGGGCGTCGGGTCCTTCGCCGACCTCGCCCGCGAGGACGTCGCCGTCGTCGTCTGCGCACCGGCCGTGCCCTGCGGGGCCGCCGCCGTCGCCGTCGAGGACGCCGCGGGCGTACGCGTGCACCGGGTGGGCGAGGAGCAGTCCGTCACCGACGTCCTCGCCAAGGTCGTCGCGGGCGAGGCCGACGCGGGCCTGGTCTACGTCACCGACGCCGCGCGGGCCGGCGCCGACGTGCGCGTCGTCGACGTGCCCGAGACCGACGCGGCCGTCAACGTGTACCCCGTCGCGGTGACGACGTCGGCGCGCGACCGCGGCACCGACACCCTCGCCGCCGCGTGGGTCGACCTGCTCACCGGCCCCGACGGGCGCGCCGCGCTCACCGCCGCCGGGTTCGGCACGCCGTGA
- a CDS encoding alpha/beta family hydrolase codes for MSVPVPRTGLRVVRADAAPVDVAGLLLTPGASATRDHSTLVALDAALAAQVPVRRVDLPRGRAAVARVRAEAEAFAAELGVPTGRLVVGGRSFGGRMASMAVAEGLDVAGLLLLSYPLHPPGEPEKLRTAHLPDVRVPVLAVSGERDPFGSPTELAHHLAALGGPWTLALVPGTHAPADGAVVEAVRLWWPDPAAAAAP; via the coding sequence ATGAGCGTGCCGGTGCCACGGACGGGTCTGCGGGTGGTGCGTGCCGACGCCGCCCCGGTGGACGTCGCGGGGCTGCTGCTGACGCCGGGGGCGAGCGCGACCCGCGACCACAGCACCCTCGTGGCGCTGGACGCCGCGCTGGCCGCGCAGGTGCCGGTGCGGAGGGTCGACCTGCCGCGGGGCCGGGCCGCGGTCGCGCGGGTGCGGGCGGAGGCGGAGGCGTTCGCCGCCGAGCTCGGGGTGCCGACGGGGCGGCTGGTCGTGGGCGGGCGGTCGTTCGGCGGGCGGATGGCGTCGATGGCGGTCGCGGAGGGGCTGGACGTGGCGGGGCTGCTGCTGCTGTCGTACCCGCTGCACCCGCCGGGCGAGCCGGAGAAGCTGCGGACGGCGCACCTGCCCGACGTGCGGGTGCCGGTGCTGGCGGTCAGCGGGGAGCGCGACCCGTTCGGGTCGCCCACCGAGCTGGCGCACCACCTGGCGGCCCTGGGCGGGCCGTGGACGCTCGCGCTCGTGCCGGGCACGCACGCCCCGGCGGACGGGGCGGTCGTCGAGGCCGTGCGCCTGTGGTGGCCGGACCCGGCCGCAGCCGCGGCCCCGTAG
- a CDS encoding Sir2 family NAD-dependent protein deacetylase, which produces MTPSVTVLTGAGISTDVGIPDFRGPQGTWTLHPERQDLLDYPVYMADPDVRRRSWLARLHSPMWDAHPSDAHRALVELEKAGVLTALLTQNIDGLHQAAGSSSELVVELHGSLFTTVCTACDGVWATQAVLERLVDDPDPHCERCGGILKTSTVMFGQDLPRDALDRAAEAASTCDVMIAVGTSLQVHPVAGLVPLAAHHGAEVVIVNAEPTPYDDVAARVVREPIQTSLPALVRELVDG; this is translated from the coding sequence ATGACCCCGTCCGTGACGGTGCTGACCGGCGCCGGCATCTCGACCGACGTCGGCATCCCCGACTTCCGTGGGCCGCAGGGCACGTGGACGCTCCACCCCGAGCGCCAGGACCTGCTGGACTACCCCGTGTACATGGCCGACCCCGACGTGCGGCGCCGCTCGTGGCTGGCGCGCCTGCACTCCCCGATGTGGGACGCGCACCCGTCGGACGCGCACCGCGCGCTCGTCGAGCTCGAGAAGGCAGGGGTGCTGACGGCGCTGCTGACGCAGAACATCGACGGTCTGCACCAGGCCGCCGGCTCGTCGTCGGAGCTGGTGGTCGAGCTGCACGGGAGCCTGTTCACGACCGTGTGCACGGCGTGCGACGGCGTGTGGGCCACGCAGGCGGTGCTGGAGCGGCTGGTCGACGACCCGGACCCGCACTGCGAGCGGTGCGGCGGGATCCTCAAGACCAGCACGGTGATGTTCGGCCAGGACCTGCCGCGCGACGCCCTGGACCGGGCGGCGGAGGCGGCGTCCACGTGCGACGTGATGATCGCGGTGGGGACGTCGCTGCAGGTGCACCCGGTGGCGGGGCTGGTGCCGCTGGCGGCGCACCACGGGGCGGAGGTCGTCATCGTCAACGCCGAGCCGACGCCGTACGACGACGTGGCGGCGCGGGTGGTGCGCGAGCCGATCCAGACGAGCCTGCCGGCGCTGGTGCGCGAGCTGGTCGACGGATGA
- a CDS encoding thioesterase family protein, whose amino-acid sequence MDDGTVERRGRVVMQVRWSDVDLFGHVNNAAFLRYLDDARFTQFPRMGVDENGTMTASLLVVAKHEIDYLAPLRFRPTPFVVEVWVPRLGRSSVDVAYEVLDADAPGATVCLRARSRMVQLDSATHTPRPFTDEERATFAAYPGPDPQLRGW is encoded by the coding sequence GTGGACGACGGGACGGTCGAGCGGCGCGGACGCGTCGTCATGCAGGTGCGCTGGTCGGACGTCGACCTGTTCGGGCACGTCAACAACGCCGCGTTCCTGCGGTACCTCGACGACGCCCGCTTCACCCAGTTCCCCCGCATGGGCGTCGACGAGAACGGCACCATGACCGCGTCGCTGCTCGTCGTGGCCAAGCACGAGATCGACTACCTCGCCCCGCTGCGGTTCCGCCCCACCCCGTTCGTCGTCGAGGTCTGGGTGCCGCGCCTGGGCCGGTCCTCCGTCGACGTCGCGTACGAGGTCCTCGACGCCGACGCCCCCGGCGCCACCGTGTGCCTGCGCGCCCGCTCCCGCATGGTCCAGCTCGACTCCGCGACCCACACCCCGCGCCCCTTCACCGACGAGGAGCGCGCGACCTTCGCCGCCTACCCCGGTCCGGACCCGCAGCTGCGCGGCTGGTGA
- a CDS encoding YoaK family protein, which translates to MCAVTNARLHLVLMLALTFTTGIIDAVGYLGLDRVFTANMTGNVVILGMALAGGDDLPVAGPLIALAGFMLGAAIGGRVLRRAAPGWTHLSTTTFGATGVLSVLLGVAAVVAPPREGEAWGFVVTALLSIAMGLQAAAARRIAVKDVTTVVVTSTLTGLAADSRLAGGTGENWARRALAVALILAGAGVGALLLQAGGEAGVGVGMLVAGVLALVVATVGHWRREPAAA; encoded by the coding sequence ATGTGCGCCGTGACGAACGCACGCCTGCACCTGGTCCTCATGCTCGCCCTGACCTTCACCACCGGGATCATCGACGCCGTCGGCTACCTCGGCCTCGACCGGGTCTTCACCGCGAACATGACCGGCAACGTCGTCATCCTCGGCATGGCGCTCGCGGGCGGTGACGACCTGCCCGTGGCGGGGCCGCTCATCGCCCTGGCGGGCTTCATGCTCGGCGCCGCGATCGGCGGGCGCGTCCTGCGCCGCGCCGCGCCGGGGTGGACGCACCTGTCGACGACGACGTTCGGCGCGACCGGCGTGCTGTCGGTGCTGCTCGGCGTCGCCGCGGTCGTCGCGCCGCCGCGCGAGGGTGAGGCGTGGGGCTTCGTGGTGACGGCGCTGCTCTCGATCGCGATGGGGCTGCAGGCCGCAGCGGCGCGCCGGATCGCCGTCAAGGACGTCACCACGGTCGTCGTCACCTCGACCCTCACGGGCCTGGCCGCCGACTCCCGCCTCGCCGGCGGCACGGGTGAGAACTGGGCCCGCCGCGCGCTCGCGGTCGCTCTCATCCTCGCCGGCGCCGGCGTCGGCGCCCTGCTGCTCCAGGCGGGCGGCGAGGCCGGTGTCGGCGTCGGGATGCTGGTCGCGGGCGTCCTCGCGCTCGTCGTCGCGACCGTCGGCCACTGGCGCCGCGAGCCCGCCGCGGCCTGA
- a CDS encoding glycoside hydrolase family 1 protein has translation MTSPHRTPDTGLYPETFWWGVAGAGHQIEGHDTTSDTSFLEQVEPSVFVEPSGAACRSWELWEQDLDLVAAMGLGAYRFSVEWARVEPEPGVVDPAALDRYDALVDGCLARGLTPVVTLNHFTSPRWFGAAGGWLATDAPARFADQCARVVGRLGDRVPAFVTLNEPNLAATLLWGGLPPFVVDLQRRTLEAASAAAGVPRFRAANVVLPEEREAVEDGTARGHRAARDVVRALAPHARVGLSLAVVDDVALDEEGAALRDRKRAECYARWFDLVRDDDFVGVQNYEQIAHDRTGVVHAGEGDGPVNQMGTPLVPESLGGAVRYVHGATGVPVLVSEHGVATQDDTLRAGLVEPALASLDAAVRDGVPVLGYFHWTLMDNFEWIFGYRYQLGLHEVDRATGRRTAKPSAAVLARAVARRRAAALVR, from the coding sequence ATGACGTCCCCGCACCGCACCCCCGACACCGGCCTGTACCCCGAGACGTTCTGGTGGGGCGTCGCCGGCGCCGGGCACCAGATCGAGGGTCACGACACCACGAGCGACACGTCGTTCCTCGAGCAGGTCGAGCCGAGCGTCTTCGTCGAGCCCAGCGGTGCCGCGTGCCGGAGCTGGGAGCTGTGGGAGCAGGACCTGGACCTGGTCGCGGCGATGGGGCTGGGCGCGTACCGGTTCTCGGTCGAGTGGGCGCGGGTCGAGCCCGAGCCGGGCGTCGTCGACCCCGCCGCGCTCGACCGGTACGACGCCCTCGTCGACGGGTGCCTGGCCCGCGGCCTCACGCCCGTGGTGACCCTGAACCACTTCACGTCGCCGCGGTGGTTCGGTGCCGCGGGCGGGTGGCTGGCCACCGACGCCCCGGCCCGCTTCGCCGACCAGTGCGCCCGCGTCGTGGGGCGCCTCGGCGACCGGGTGCCGGCGTTCGTCACCCTCAACGAGCCGAACCTCGCGGCGACGCTCCTGTGGGGCGGGCTGCCGCCGTTCGTCGTCGACCTGCAGCGCCGCACCCTCGAGGCGGCGTCGGCGGCGGCCGGCGTGCCCCGGTTCCGCGCCGCGAACGTCGTGCTGCCCGAGGAGCGGGAGGCCGTCGAGGACGGCACCGCGCGCGGGCACCGCGCCGCGCGCGACGTCGTGCGCGCCCTCGCCCCGCACGCCCGCGTCGGGCTGTCGCTGGCCGTCGTCGACGACGTCGCCCTCGACGAGGAGGGGGCGGCGCTGCGGGACCGCAAGCGCGCCGAGTGCTACGCGCGGTGGTTCGACCTGGTCCGTGACGACGACTTCGTCGGGGTGCAGAACTACGAGCAGATCGCGCACGACCGCACGGGTGTCGTGCACGCGGGCGAGGGCGACGGGCCCGTCAACCAGATGGGCACGCCGCTGGTGCCCGAGTCGCTCGGCGGGGCGGTCCGGTACGTGCACGGTGCCACCGGCGTGCCCGTGCTCGTGTCCGAGCACGGCGTCGCGACGCAGGACGACACGCTGCGCGCCGGCCTGGTCGAGCCGGCGCTGGCGAGCCTGGACGCCGCGGTCCGTGACGGCGTGCCGGTGCTCGGGTACTTCCACTGGACGCTCATGGACAACTTCGAGTGGATCTTCGGCTACCGGTACCAGCTCGGGCTGCACGAGGTCGACCGGGCGACGGGGCGCCGGACGGCGAAGCCCAGCGCCGCGGTGCTCGCCCGGGCCGTGGCCCGGCGGCGGGCGGCCGCCCTCGTGCGCTGA
- a CDS encoding MFS transporter, with translation MHDLSPAPAAGPADLAPPSPGRRTAFHLLLALATFSVNATLLTATILTLSLKSTAIDAGAATTILSVTASVGAVFTIVGYPLMGRLSDRTLGRFGRRRPYLVGGAVALGLGSLLLVQAASTPVLVVGHALLSVGYVTSLVAASALVPDQVPVEQRGTASSIVGLSTPVGALLGLFVAQLLAPDLTAMILVPGALGVVGSLALAFGTKDAPLARAQRPAFALRDLAGTFWVDPRTAPGFAWAWLSRILLFLGVSAVNAYQAFYLIMVQHVTPAEVAGKIFVATAVVTGTSLVLAPVAARVSDRIGRRKPFVLSAAVVFAAGLALVTRADGFGEFLVAMAVMGAGQGVYLAVDFALVTQVLPDPTNPAKDLGIMNLANTLPASIVPAVAPAVLAIGAGPGEQNFAALFGLGALAALLGAAAVLPIRGVR, from the coding sequence ATGCACGACCTCAGCCCCGCCCCCGCGGCCGGGCCCGCCGACCTCGCCCCGCCCTCGCCCGGGCGCCGGACCGCGTTCCACCTGCTGCTCGCGCTGGCGACGTTCTCCGTCAACGCCACGCTCCTGACGGCGACGATCCTCACGCTGTCGCTGAAGTCGACGGCGATCGACGCGGGTGCGGCGACGACGATCCTGTCGGTCACCGCGAGCGTCGGCGCCGTCTTCACGATCGTCGGCTACCCGCTGATGGGCCGGCTGAGCGACCGCACCCTCGGCCGGTTCGGCCGGCGCCGCCCCTACCTGGTCGGGGGCGCCGTGGCGCTCGGGCTGGGCAGCCTGCTGCTGGTGCAGGCGGCGAGCACACCGGTCCTCGTCGTCGGGCACGCGCTGCTCAGCGTGGGGTACGTGACGTCGCTGGTCGCCGCGTCCGCACTGGTCCCGGACCAGGTGCCGGTCGAGCAGCGGGGCACCGCCTCGTCGATCGTCGGCCTGAGCACCCCCGTCGGCGCCCTGCTGGGCCTGTTCGTCGCCCAGCTCCTGGCGCCCGACCTCACGGCGATGATCCTCGTGCCCGGCGCGCTCGGCGTGGTCGGGAGCCTGGCGCTCGCGTTCGGCACGAAGGACGCCCCGCTGGCCCGCGCGCAGCGCCCGGCGTTCGCGCTGCGCGACCTCGCCGGCACCTTCTGGGTCGACCCGCGGACGGCCCCCGGCTTCGCGTGGGCGTGGCTCAGCCGCATCCTGCTGTTCCTCGGCGTCTCCGCGGTCAACGCCTACCAGGCGTTCTACCTGATCATGGTCCAGCACGTGACCCCCGCGGAGGTGGCGGGCAAGATCTTCGTCGCGACCGCCGTGGTCACCGGCACGTCGCTGGTGCTCGCGCCGGTCGCCGCGCGGGTGTCCGACCGCATCGGGCGCCGCAAGCCCTTCGTGCTGTCCGCCGCGGTCGTGTTCGCCGCCGGTCTGGCGCTGGTGACGCGTGCCGACGGGTTCGGCGAGTTCCTCGTCGCCATGGCCGTCATGGGTGCCGGCCAGGGCGTGTACCTGGCCGTCGACTTCGCCCTCGTCACGCAGGTGCTGCCCGACCCCACGAACCCCGCCAAGGACCTGGGGATCATGAACCTCGCCAACACGCTGCCCGCGTCGATCGTGCCGGCGGTGGCCCCGGCGGTCCTGGCGATCGGCGCCGGGCCCGGCGAGCAGAACTTCGCCGCGCTCTTCGGCCTCGGCGCCCTCGCGGCGCTGCTGGGTGCCGCCGCGGTGCTGCCCATCCGCGGCGTGCGCTGA